A window from Argopecten irradians isolate NY chromosome 3, Ai_NY, whole genome shotgun sequence encodes these proteins:
- the LOC138318874 gene encoding DNA-directed RNA polymerase II subunit RPB9-like, with amino-acid sequence MDLYENHDDGPGFVGIRFCKECNNMLYPKEDKDKRIMVYACRNCDYQQIADNPCIYVNKITHEVDELTQIIGDVIADPTLPRTEDHVCPKCNHKESVFFQSHSTKAEEGMRLYYVCTNQQCVHRWTE; translated from the exons ATGGATCTCTATGAAAACCACGACGATGGACCTGGATTTGTGGGGATAAGATTTTGTAAAGAATG TAACAACATGTTATACCCAAAAGAGGACAAAGACAAGAGAATAATGGTCTATGCA TGCAGGAACTGTGACTATCAACAGATCGCAGACAACCCTTGTATATATGTGAACAAAATTACGCATGAAGTTGA TGAACTGACACAGATCATTGGCGATGTTATTGCCGACCCTACCCTCCCACGGACAGAAGATCATGTTTGTCCCAAGTGTAATCATAAGGAATCTGTCTTCTTCCAATCCCACAGTACCAAGGCAGAG gaGGGCATGCGACTGTACTATGTGTGTACCAACCAGCAATGTGTTCACAGATGGACAGAATGA